The Phragmites australis chromosome 13, lpPhrAust1.1, whole genome shotgun sequence DNA window TGTAAAAGGCAGCCGTCAAAGCGCTGTCTTCCCTGCTTTGTTTTAACCGTCAAAGCGCTGTCTTCCCTGCTTTGTTTTACGATATCACTCAGTTGTTCGGAATTTTTTGCCACCGTCAATAAGTGGTttcacttatttttttattgtatcTTGCAGTTATTAACTTAAATgattctatattttattaacaTGAGTGATATCGTAATAAAATAGTTAATCTTTTCGGTGGTAAATAATCAAGTTATTCTATTCACGTAATTTCATTCCTCTCTAGAATAAAAATACAACTACTCGTTAGATCTATCTAGTAAACCTGGAAAAGCGATCGAATCTAATCGTCGAGAAGAGGACGATTGTGGCAGCAATGCCTCCTTCATTTTCAGTGAGTGCAGAAAGCAGGAGAGGTGGTTACTTAAGCCGTCGATTAAGGAGTAGAGTAGCTCTGTAGCCGGGATCACAAGTCTGGGTGAGACGACGGTCACGAAGCGGGGCGCTAATTCCGGCTGCGCATGCGCCGTGCGCATCGGCGCGACCCGAACCAAACAAACCCACACGCATCCGCACGCGTACAAGTTACGGCGACTCGCTGCTGCCGCATGTAAATGTTCACGGGTGATTCATTCCTTACTCTGTTTCCATTTCACGGAGACATGCAGCATCATTGTGGCAGCAATGCCTCTCCGGCTGGCTTTTCCGTCGGAATCATTAGGCCTCCCTCGCACTGTCTCACACAACACTGGAGCATGCATGTCAGCCCCCTGATCGTCTCTTGTCGAGCCGGGGTGGAAAGGATAAGATATGAATAGAATAGTTTATTTTTAATGTAgctatctatattttaatatgtATAGGAATCTAAATATCTTTAGATGCTAATACGAATCGGATTGCTCGATTCTAAATCCATATCCGAGTATGCATTGGATTTAACTGTATACGAACATCCTCTAACTCTAATAATAAATTGTGAAATAACAAACTTATCTGAATCGAGCATGTAGGCAATTCAACATAGGGACCTCATTTTTAATAGATCATCATCTACCTTAAGGAAAAGAATCACTTTTACTACCTTTCATAACTTTAAATGATTTTAGATCTTTAGATGTGACATGAAATAATCATATTTATCGCTACAGTATAGATGGTACACtactaaacaacaaaagagcaGATAGGATTAAAAGAATAAAGTAAGAGGACAAAAGATaagaataaaattatattactcatatttatattcTAGAGAAGTTCTATACGGATGCTATCCGTCTATATTTTTGggaaacgaattcggatatatccatatttATATCCGTTTTTCAATCAAATGTATATTTTTCTTACTATATATATTTACAGTCCATTCTCCATTCTTAGCCCCATGGCTACGTACCCAATGCTTGGGGAGATAACCTTAAAAATTTCACCCGTAAGAGAAGAAATGACCTTAAAAATTGTTACGACGAGGACCAGCGTAGCTAGAAGGAAGACGCATGATGCATCATCATGCAGAGGCACGGCACGGGGGCATGCGCCGCATAGCTCTAGCTCCCGGACCCGTCCTCCAGTGAAGACAGATCCACTGGTCCGTCCTTGGATGCTTCGGACGGGGTCCCACCCGCCCCCACGGAGCCCATTCGCCGACTGGCCAGTGGGCCCACCCCAATCGTCGCGGCACGTGAGAttccctccgcctccgcctccgcgtgTATAGTTCCCGATCGTTGGATGGATGGAGCAGGCCAGGCGCTGCGATTAAAAGTGCAGGACTTTCGTGCTGAGACCCCTTGGTTTTTCTAGTAATTATGTCTCAGGGGGCGATGCCGTTGTTCGTACAGGTGAGGTGATTACCGGCTTGGCCGCCTGTAATATTTCTCCAGATGCCCTTCTGGATTTTGTTTGGCAGCCATTTTGGATTTTGTTTCCTATCAAAGAGGGAAGAAATATTTGTTTGTTTACATTAGCAAGAAGAATCTGAATCTATCGTACTTGTCAAATGATTAAGTAAATTGATTCTTATTTAATAGATAAATAATttttatgaaagaaaaagaatcagAAACTAATAACTGGAGAATCCAAATGCCTGGCAAACAGGGCCTTAGGTCTTTTCTAATGCTCCAACATGGTTGAttttttagatattaattaAGTATCTACGTAAGCAAAAACTAATGTGGCAAGCTATTTAAAAATGAGAGAgatgaaacttgttttttcgAAAAAAACTAGTTTTCTTTAGTAATTCTAGCTGATTGTGAGATAATTAATTGCTTTGAAAGATTTCAAAAAGTAAGCAATATAAGTGCATGCattaaaaacttatttttaaCTTTAATTTCTTACTCTCTTTTCTTTAAAATAGCACTAAGGATAAAGCATTAAGAGTAGCATTAGACTTCTTGCTCTTGTAGTAAAAAAGTTGGATAGCTGGAGCACACTTACCCTTCAATCAGCTTAATAGAAGAATAGTTTTACCGATAATCTATGAGCCTATTCAAAGTTTATCTCGAGGAGAAAATGATTTGCATTTATAGGCGGTCTTGTCTCTTGTGATACCCGCCAGTTTGGTGGAAGGCTGACTTTCGTGGACCGTACGCACAGCCGCTCCTTAATCTCCTAACCTAATGTAACCCCGCAATTAGTCGGCGCGCGTTTAGAATTTGGACACAAACTCCAGAACTAGGGCTCCCTATCGTTTCCAATATTTCCGCTCACGTCCTTCCGCTCGGTGTCCCGAGGACCTGTTCGCGAAACCGCTGGTCTCGAGGGGCAATGCGGGCACGACCGGTGCGGGGCTCCAGCAGCGAGGAGCAGGGGAAGTAGTAGTATAAATTCGGCGCGGCTCTCCAAGCTGCCCTCGATCAGCCCCgcttccctccctctctctcaccacGCACGCAGCACGAGCTcattttgagagagagagagagagagcaatgaCGGAGGCGGCTtccgcggcggcgaggaggagccgGGTCGGGCTGGCGGCGGCGTTCAGCGCCGCGCTGCTGCTCGTCGTCGTGGTGCTCGCCGGCAGCGTGGCGCTCGGGGGCGGCTCCGGCGGACGGCTCCTCGATGGGCTCCGGTGAGTGCCGTCGCTCTCCTCTTCGCGTAATGTGGGTGCGCCGGCGAGCTCGGCTGGTGGCTTTGGTGGGCAGATTGATTCGGGTTTGGAGCAGTACGAAATTTTTCGCCATGCCTTTTCGTTTTGATAGTATTTTCCTGGGCGCAATTTTCGAAAAAAATTCTTTCGGCGTTTGGGCTCGAGCCGTTCAATCTCCGTGTCGCCGTGTTTTCCGTCCAACTTTTTCGAGCCGCGCCGACCAGTGTGGTGGTGGCGACCACGCGGCGCTGTTCGCCACCTGGTGTTCAAGTTCAACCAACTAATCCTCCGCACGGCCCCTCTCTTTCCCAGGCACCGGAGCGCGGCCGTGGTGGCGACCGGCGCGAGGCGGTGGCTGCGGGTCTCGTCATGGCCGGCGGCTGtgacgacgccgacgccgaggtgAGCGCTGCTCCTCTGCCCTTCTGCTTTTCCTCGGTTCGCGAGGTGGATGAATCCGGCGCGTCGGTTCCTCTTGACACCGCGATCCCGGCCGTCCAATTTTGCCTTTTCCGTTTGCTCGTCCAGATCCCAGGGAATTGCTTTCCCCCCAGCTTCTTTTCTTACCCGAAAAACTTTGGGGTTCCATGGTTTGGTGCGCGGTAACAAGCGAAATTTGTATTTTGGGGCTGGGAATTTGGAATTCTATTTGGATTAGATCCGTGCGCAAAGCAGTAGTTCTGTATCAAGGTAGGATtacagcagagcagagcagagaagaTGCTTTCGCTTTTGCGAGTTCGTTACGTTGGCAGGCAGAGATGGAGATCCTCGGACGTTGGGCCTTTTAACGTGAGTGCAGTTGAGCAGTTTTGACCGTTACATCGCAAATGGATGGTTAAGATCTGCTGATACAGCAGCTATGTCAACAGCAGAATCGATACAGAATTTTAGTAAACAGTAAACTCAGTTACTGTGCGTCTCTGCCGTTGCTCCACCAATGTCAGGAAGAGGGAGGGGGGCATTGCGGTAATTTTCCACGAAAACCCCGTCCTGGCCTGCACCGGCCACGGTCAAGCGGGGTAAAAGATTTTGGAGGACGGGGAGAAGAACCCCGCAAAAGCTGGCCGAGGAAGCAAGCGAGATCGCGGCTTGCCGCCTCGCGTCCCCAGCAATGCACCCAGGAGATATGGTGTTGCAGCTTTGGGTGTGGCCTCGCTGCCCTCGCATGCGCAAAGCGTTGCTCTCGAGACCTTTTGGGTCGCCACCGACCAGACCACACCTCGAGCGGTGCAGCATGCAGGAACCCATGATGAACGGGGTACGGCTTCCAACCGTGCTTCACCCGCTACAGCTTTTCTACCGTCACAACTAGCAATTCCATTGCCCTTCTTCGTTGCGAACGAAATGCTAGTGCTGGAGAAGTAATTATCGTCGTCCTAGTACTACGAACTGCAactttcctttctcttttctcttttctttgatGGGAGTGTCGTACACTGCTGCCGCGAACAAAGAAAGCAAATGGTGGTGTTAGCTATTGCTATCGGTTGCATGTGCATGTGCGTCCCTGTCGTGCCTGTGTCTCACCTGGAATTCTATCTTTGCTGCAGGGGCGGTGACGCCGACGGGGCGGTGGCGAAGACGAGGACCGTTGCCGGTGCGGTGGACGACCCGGAAGCAGTGGCCGACGAAGTGCACATGTACGTCCCTTTCCTCTCACTCTCACTAGCTAAATGACAGTGGTAGATCTGCATGATTAGTGCTTTGTCACTGCAGTTGTCTCCATTACTGGACCTTTTCTTTTCAGCGAGTAGAGTGTCGTAGCAGTAATAGTATCCACCGCCCGACACGCCGGGCCCACCAGCAGGCTCACCGTACAAAAGGTTAAGGAaaaatgagaagggagatacgAACAAGAATACCGCCCTGACCGGAGCAGATCTGGTTTGGCTAGTACCGGTAGGAGTGTACTTTACCCTGCCACGTGGGTACCCGACGGAGCAGGGACTGACACGCGGGCCCCACCCACATGCAACTCAGGGTGACACGGGCACGCAGCTTCAACGCTTTATTGCGACGCGACCCACCCCGCCGCACCGccgtggcggtggcggaggcggaCGCCATTAAACTCCGTTTCCTTTTAGTGCGCATCGCGAGCACTGTGGCGTTGCCGCCACACACACACCGAGCAGGCGAGAGTGGCTCTAGACCGTAGAGTAGTGGCGGTGCGGGGGGCAGGCGGTGACACAACACGTTCTCCTCACTCGTGTGGGGGCAGCCTGCCTGTCTGCTCGCCCCTGCATTTGCCACGCGCCACCGTGGGCGCATTCATGGCGCTCACCAGCAACCTTGCTCAATTCCCACCTAATCTTCTATGCAATATCTGCTGCTGGTAGAGCTGTCTGGTAACGGCAGCTGATCCGCATCTGCATACTATGGCGCTGTTTAGTTGGGATTCTAAATCCAATATTGAGTCGGTAGGCTAAGAAAAAGTgatttatatttttagattaaaataaaaataaaatgattcgTTCAAATATCATCGGCGTATTCAACTCTACAAAACATGCTCTAGATTGCAATGGAATGACGAGTAGCTGGAATCTTGAAAATTGCACTGACGGAAAAAGAATGCTCCACTGTTGCTGCTGTTGTGCTTGGTGCCAAGAAGCAATTAGTGACCGACATGTTAGATCCAACGGTCGGACAAGGGCAGGGTAATTGGTCCCCAGAGGAATAGTATAGTTCTCTATCTGTGTACTTATTTTGTGTAAACCTTCACTGAGTCTTGTGGCTGCATTTGTCATCAAATTACTGCAATTGAATCCTGAATGTTACACCTTGTCATTAAAATTCAATTATAGTTATGGATTGTTCTTTCTGTGATTTTCGTGAATGCTCATCAATTTTTGTGGCTGCATTGCCGATCACATTACTATACATGAATTCCTGAATGCTAGCACAAGTGACTGATCACATTATTGAAATGTTTGAAAACTGAAAGCTTGCTGCTTGGATTGATGAATGGCTGCCCAGGTCCATCAAGAACATCACGGCCCGGCGGAACCTCGGGTACCTGTCCTGCGGGACGGGCAACCCGATCGACGACTGCTGGCGCTGCGACCCTGACTGGCACCACAACCGCCAGCGTCTGGCTGACTGCGGCATCGGCTTCGGCCGCAACGCAATCGGCGGCCGCGACGGCAAGATCTACGTGGTCACCGACCCCGGCGACGACGACCCTGTCACCCCGCGTAAGGGCACACTCCGCTACGCTGTCATCCAGGACGAGCCGCTCTGGATCATCTTCAAGCGCGACATGGTCATCACGCTCAAGCAGGAGCTCATCATGAACAGCTTCAAGACTATCGACGGCCGCGGCGCCAACGTGCACATCGCCAACGGCGCCTGCATCACCATCCAGTACATCACCAACGTCATCATCCACGGACTGCACATCCACGACTGCAAGCCCACGGGGAACGCCATGGTGCGCAGCTCGCCCAGCCACTACGGGTGGCGCACCATGGCCGACGGTGACGCGGTGTCCATCTTCGGATCCAGCCATATCTGGGTGGACCACTGCTCGCTGTCCAACTGCGCCGACGGCCTGGTCGATGCCATCATGGGATCCACGGCCATCACAGTGTCCAACAGCTACTTCACCCACCACAATGAGGTATTACATCCTACTAGATCCTGTGCATTTGTTTTTGTTCACCCTGCAATAATTAAGTGCCTGCTCTAcgatcttttgttttcttcaccAAAGACATCTGAAGTTTGGAGGAATCTACAGGGTTTTGGCGTATACATGCCAGGACTAGTTTGTTTTCTGCCAGCAGAAGTGTAGTTTAGCATTAGTTCCATGCATGTCAATTATTCTTCCAAATCTAACCAGACGTTGTCGGTTGCATATGCTGTGGATATTGCTGACTTTAGCATCTCACTGTCACGTGCATACGAGATTCTTTCAGAGTTTTTCTGCAAACAACCTGGTTGGATTTCTCAGGATGATAAAACTGAAATGATGCAGGTGATGCTACTTGGCCACAGTGACTCCTATGTGAAGGACAAGGCAATGCAGGTGACAATAGCCTTCAACCATTTTGGCGAAGGTCTCATTCAGAGGATGCCAAGGTGAATTTACGAACTGAACGCCAGTATACTGAAACTTGCCCCAATCTACACCAGTAGTATGCTTGTTGGTGTCCACCATTGCAATGCATTGATCACGGATTCATTTCTTATGCGTCCCGAATAACATTTTGCTAACCCTTGTCAATGTCTCGATTTCCCTTGTTTCAGGTGCAGGCATGGTTACTTCCATGTGGTGAACAATGATTACACTCACTGGGAAATGTACGCCATTGGCGGGAGCGCTGAGCCGACCATCAACAGCCAGGGCAACCGCTACCTTGCTCCGACAAACCCCTTCGCCAAGGAGGTACACACGATATTCTCATGATCCGCCTTTAGACTTCATCCATTCTTCGCCTTCACAACCATTCGATCAGTGGCTAACTTTCAGTGTAACTAAATTGCAGGTTACTAAGAGAGTCGAAACCGCTTCGAGTGTCTGGAAGAGCTGGAACTGGAGATCAGAGGGCGACCTCCTGCTCAACGGCGCCTACTTCACCCCATCTGGCGCGGGTGCCTCAGCCAGTTACTCGCGTGCCTCCAGCCTCGGCGCCAAGTCATCATCCATGGTTGGCTCCATCACCTCTGGCGCTGGCGCCCTGTCCTGCCGCAAAGGCGCTGCCTGCTAGCACactgcagaggaaaacagaTCCCCCCATACTGCATCTCCTACAACAGGAAAGAAACAAGACAACAGAAAACTAAGCTACCGGAACACCGCGGTTATAGTTTTTTACTTCGTTTCTCTTCCCTTTCTTTTTGGCCTCTTTTGACAAGGGTTATATGATGGTCCTCCTGATTCACCATTGCTCAACCTCCCCCTGCTCCTGACATGACCACTACCTGGAGCAGGCGAGAAGCGTTGCTGATTGATTCGTCGCTCGGTCTCCTGTTAGTCACCTGATCTGAGTGTGCTCGATTGTGTCATTGTTGTTGCCCCCGCCCACAGCAAGTGTACGTTGAGGTCAGGGGTGCTCTGTGTGTGCGTGTGTCTCATACTTGGTTGTGGAAAAACAGTCAGATTGTTAGTAGTACTACATGTTGTGCCTGGACTGAAATGGAGTTGCCCTGTAAAAGACATGGATGAATTGCTATCTTCTTCTTCAGTGAAAGAGAGAACCGGCTTAATCTTTTGATTGGTAAGTGCCACTAGTGCTGATTTTGAATGGTCTCTGACAATGTGCTCGTTGTGCCTGAGTCGTATATGCCATATTTGGTGCACCTACACGGTTTGATCTCAGCATCTATTGTCCTGAAACAAAGGCTGAAAGAACAGTGTCATCTGTTCATTGAAGCTGCATTGGATGATCCAGAGTGTCTGCATTGATCATTTTTGCTGCTGGAAATGCAGTGGGTTCTTTGTGCAGGCTGAAAATTTGAGATCTCAaaggttttttttctttatagATCATGAGAAACTAATCGTGTACTATTCCTATTCGCAGCGCTTCGAGCAACCGCTCACCAGGGAAGCTTCAAAGCCCTCGTCGACAAGGGAAAACAACTCCCAAAGAAGAATGGAAAGGCAAGGGTTGTGCCTGCAGAGCCGGTCATGGTAGTGGGGAACTCGGCATAATGTGTTGTCCACATCTGACCAAACCGTCGCCAGCGCCTGTCATGGAGCGATGAGTGCACTGTTTAGTCCCGGTGCTGTGTTTTCAGTTTCAAGATTTGGTCGTTCCTTAGCTGCTGTTTAGTTTGTTTTCAAGCCAGGAGTAGCAAAGCTCTCCTATGTGTTTCTAGCGCCTGCGTTGCGCAGCTCTGTCGTGCTCTGTCGTTGCTTAGTTCTGCTCTACCTGGCACTTGCTTTTGCCTAGTAGTGGGCCGTACGGTGTGTTCTACCACCATGCCTCTCGAGTTGCCAGGTCCCCCAATGCCTACTTGTTTACCTTCTATATATCAGTTGTTCTATTTTGACTGTTTGCAAGGTGTTGcttctcaaatttttcatgTCGCAACGTAATTGTCAGATTTTGTGCTGGAATGTTAGGGGACTCAACTCGCCAGCTAAGAGAGCAAGCATAAAAAACCTAGTGATGTCGACCAGAGTTTCCATAATCTGCTTACAAGAAACCAAAATACAAGATTGGTCAAATGCCTTAGTGTTAGAGACTTTAGGGTAGAATTTCACTAGAAACTATACTGCCCTTGCAGCGTTTGGTGCAAGTGGGGGTATTTTGTTGGCCTGTGATGAAAGGTACCTAACTTTATCAGACCCTCTTGTCACAAAGCATACTATCTCGGCTACCATTACTATGCTAGCTGAAAACAAATCACGGTCCCTACCACAGTTTATGAACCACAGTGATGATGACAAGTCGATTTTCTCGGAGGAGCTTGTCTCCTTGGCGCCTCTCATGAAGCCCGAGTGATTGCTCAATGGTGATTTTATCCTCATTTATCAGGCCTAGGACAAGAGCAACAACCATTTGAATCTACGCATGAtgagaaaattcaagaaagCGATCGATGATATGAGTCTGAAGGAACTTGAACTCCATGGGCGTAGACACCTCGAGTAATGGCCATGCTAATCCCACCATGACAAGAATTGACCGTTTCTTTTGTTCAGCAGATTGGGATTTGCTTTTCTCGGCGGCTTATCTATCGTCTCTCTCATCTAGTGACTTCGACCACATTGCGCTCCTCTTCAATGGAGAGACCCTTCTACATCAATACAAGCGATTCAGACTAGAATCCTTTTGGGTGGGGTTGCCGATTTTAGAGAGACTATTTTGACGGCTTGGCAACAATTAGTGCTTGTCTCTGACGTCATTCTTCGTACGCATGTCAAGCTAAATCGTACTGCAAAGGAAATCAAGCTTTGGAAGAAAGAAAACGTTGGAGACATAAAGTTACGCCTCCTCATTGCCAGAGAAGTCTGACGCAAACACAAGATTTTTTCACATCAAAGCAAATGGTAGGAGAAGAAAGAAATTCATCCCACCTATAACCTCCAGTGCGGAGATTGCAACGTCCCATAATCATAAGGAGGCCTTGCTTTTTAGGAACTTTGTTGAACACCTGGGCACAAACAAACAAGGGAGCTTGCAATCAACTGGGTTGCCGTGAACTATCAACCACAAGACCTGTTAGAATTAGAAGTCCCCtttgaagatgaagaaatatacTCTATTATAAAAGACTTGCACTTGGAAAAGGCCCCAAGACCGGATGGGTTCATAGGTTTGTTCTACAAAGCCTGTTGGAAAACCATCAAAAGAGATCTAATGGAAGCTTTGAACAATTTCCGCAGATTGAGCTCAAACAAGCTAAATCTAATTAACGATGCGAACATAGTGTTGTTGCCCAAAAAGGATGGAGCCATTTCAGTGGGTGATTATAGACCGATAAGCTTGATTAACAGTTTCTCCAGGTTAATCATGAAGTTGCTAGCCAACAGATTAGCCCCCCGTCTCAACGAGCTGGTGCTGATAAGTCAAAGTGCGTTTATAGAGAGACGATGCATACATGATAATTTTTTCTATGTCCAAAAGGTTACATAGGCCCAGCATAGAACCAAGCATCCATCTCTTGTCATCAAATTAGATACTTCTAAAGCTTTTGACTCAGTTGGCCAATACTTGATTGAAGTCCTACAGGTGATGGGGTTCGGACAGAGATGGAGAAATTGGATCTCGGTGTTGCTTGCAACCTCCTCCTACAGAATTATCTTAAGTGGGATCCCTGGACCTCAATTCCGATATGCTTGAGGGTTGAGATAGGGTGACCCGCTCTTGCCCATGATATTCATCCTATCTTTTGATCCTCTTCAAAGAATCATTGCTGGCTCGGCGGACAAGAACATTCTCAGGCCAATCTTGCCTAGAGCAGCAAATCTCCGTTGCTCCCTTTATGCAGACGGTGCAGCCATCTTCACTGCCCTAGACAGAAATGAACTAAACGCCCTACGACAGATCTTAGACACTTTTGGCAAATGTTCGGGACTAGTAACAAACTTGCAAAAAACAGAAATCTACTCAATACGTTGTAGTGAACTGGATCTTGATGAACTTCTAGTTGATTTCCAAGGAAAGGTGGGCAACTTCCTTTGCAAATATCTCAGCTTGCCTCTCCACACAAGACGCTTAAGAAGGGTAGAAGTACATCCCCTTATAGACAAGATTGGGAGCAAATTGTCAGGATGGCAAGGTAGACATTTCACACTGGTGGACCATTAGACTTTGGTCAATACTGTTCTATCATCGCAATCAACATATCACCTAACAATTTTGCTGCTGCAGAAATGGTTGCAAAAGAAAATTGATCGCATAGGACGAAGCTTCCTTTGGAGGGGGGAAGAATCAGACAAGGTATGTGGGGGTCATTGCCTAGTGAATTGGCCAACAGTTACAAAACTGAAAGAATGGGGAGGGTTAGGTATTTTAGACCTTAAGAGATTTGCTCTCTCTTTGAGGGTTCGTTGGCTATGGTTCGAATGGGATGATGATCGCCCTTGGAAGGGCCTCCCTTCAACGTGTGATCAGGCAGACCCTGCGCTTTTCAATGCGTCCACAATTGTTACAATTGGAAATGGAGAAAAGATAGACTTCTAGAACTCAAGTTGGGTACATGGGCAAGCTCCAAGAAGCATTGGGCCACTAGTCTTTGAAAAATTGAAGAGAAAAAACTTTAAGGTCAAGCAAAGGCTACGAGACCATCATTGGCTATCATACATCGGGTAAATCTCAACGGAGGAGGAGCTATCAGAGATTGCATCCCTATGGGGAAAGATCAAACATATACAGCTTGTGGAGGAACAATTAGATTCAATTTCTTGGCTATGGACTGCGAACGGTCAGTACATGACTAATAGCGCTTATAAGATTCAGTTCTAGGGGACTTTAGTAAAACGTGATATGTCTGCAGTATGGAAAGCGAAAGCACAACCTAAATGCAAAATGTTTGCATGGCTCTTATTGCAACAAAAGATATTAACAACGGACAATTTAGCAAAGCAAGGGTGATCCCATGACTGATCATGTCACCTATGTGATCAAGAACACGAAACTTCAACGAATCTTTGTAAGGACTGCGCCTTCACATGAGAGGTTTGGTACAAATTAACTGCATGGCTACACCTTTCCAACCTGCCACCCCTTGAGCTTTTTTTGTACTCCATACAGATGGTGGCGCGCGATAATGAAGAAGATCGATAAGCAGTTGAGATGTCAGTTCAATGGTCTTGTGCTTGTCTTTTGGTGGAATATATGGAAAGAGAGAAACGCAAGAGTCTTCCGAGACATGAGCATAACAACGCTCAAGGTAGCGCATAAGATTAATGACGATTTGAATGAGTTCTTTGTAGCTCTGAGTAGGCATTAGTTGTGTTTGCCCCACCTTCTTGTGGTTTCTCTTAGTCAACCATAGTTTTTTACTTTTCTCTCGCTGTCTTAACCAGTTCTTGACGTCTTACTGTATTTATtgttttttaaacttttttctAGTCTAATAAAATCGGTAGATCTCCTGCCGTCATTTCGAAAAAAATTCCAGTGCCGAATGTCGATGTAACTATTTATTTCGGATCGAGACTGGTGACAGGTACGAGTTTCATACGGAGCAAGCGATCCTCTGGGAGTAAACGATAAATCCTCCCAAGTAGTGAACTGTATGAGGGGCCGATCTACATTGATGAATGCTGCACGTTGGGTGCCTAAGCATGCAGATGCAGTGCCGTTGGTCCCAGCTTCAATGCGTCCATGCTCACATTCACGCTGCAGGACAGAACAGGAGTAGCAAGCATCCTTCTCATTCTTGTGATCCAGTTGCCTAGGTTCTTCCAGATCGGAGCCAGGCACGGTGT harbors:
- the LOC133889704 gene encoding probable pectate lyase 8 isoform X2 gives rise to the protein MTEAASAAARRSRVGLAAAFSAALLLVVVVLAGSVALGGGSGGRLLDGLRGGDADGAVAKTRTVAGAVDDPEAVADEVHMSIKNITARRNLGYLSCGTGNPIDDCWRCDPDWHHNRQRLADCGIGFGRNAIGGRDGKIYVVTDPGDDDPVTPRKGTLRYAVIQDEPLWIIFKRDMVITLKQELIMNSFKTIDGRGANVHIANGACITIQYITNVIIHGLHIHDCKPTGNAMVRSSPSHYGWRTMADGDAVSIFGSSHIWVDHCSLSNCADGLVDAIMGSTAITVSNSYFTHHNEVMLLGHSDSYVKDKAMQVTIAFNHFGEGLIQRMPRCRHGYFHVVNNDYTHWEMYAIGGSAEPTINSQGNRYLAPTNPFAKEVTKRVETASSVWKSWNWRSEGDLLLNGAYFTPSGAGASASYSRASSLGAKSSSMVGSITSGAGALSCRKGAAC
- the LOC133889704 gene encoding probable pectate lyase 8 isoform X1 — its product is MTEAASAAARRSRVGLAAAFSAALLLVVVVLAGSVALGGGSGGRLLDGLRHRSAAVVATGARRWLRVSSWPAAVTTPTPRGGDADGAVAKTRTVAGAVDDPEAVADEVHMSIKNITARRNLGYLSCGTGNPIDDCWRCDPDWHHNRQRLADCGIGFGRNAIGGRDGKIYVVTDPGDDDPVTPRKGTLRYAVIQDEPLWIIFKRDMVITLKQELIMNSFKTIDGRGANVHIANGACITIQYITNVIIHGLHIHDCKPTGNAMVRSSPSHYGWRTMADGDAVSIFGSSHIWVDHCSLSNCADGLVDAIMGSTAITVSNSYFTHHNEVMLLGHSDSYVKDKAMQVTIAFNHFGEGLIQRMPRCRHGYFHVVNNDYTHWEMYAIGGSAEPTINSQGNRYLAPTNPFAKEVTKRVETASSVWKSWNWRSEGDLLLNGAYFTPSGAGASASYSRASSLGAKSSSMVGSITSGAGALSCRKGAAC